The Clostridium beijerinckii genomic sequence TCCAACACAGTTGTCCAAATTAAATTCTGGGATTGTCTTTCCCATTATTCCAATATCATTTATATTAGCTTTTGCACAATTATTTGCACAACCAACTATTCCTATTTTGCACTTATGAGGAGTATCTGTAGCAAAATATTTTTCCTCTAGTTCTCTGCAAATTGCCTGAGTATCAATGTTACCATGCAGACATACAGTTCCTTTGCATGCAACTAATGGCCTTATCTTTTGACCCGTTCCACCATGACGTAGTCCAAAAGATTTTGCTTCTTCCATTACTTTTTCTGCATCTTCATCTTTAATCCAAGGAACTTCAATTTGAAGTCTTGTTGTAAGTCCTGAATACCCTCGTCCATATTTTTTAGCAATCCCATTTATGTTGTTTAATTCTTCAACTGTAAAATTTCCTGCTCTACTTAAAAACCTTACTGCGTAATGTTCCCTATCATTTTGTAATAAAAAACCTAATGCCTTCATTTCTTTTTGTCTCTTCTCATTAACCATAATAATCATACATCTCCCTAACTATGAATTACTAATTCTTTCTCATTTTGTTTCAGTATAATAGATATATGATAATAAATATAATATAAATACCTAATGATAACCATTAAAATATTTAATGATTCAAGATTTAAAATGCCATAATAAATATTCTTACCCCTACAATAGCTAACGCAACTGCAAGACTTCTAATTATCGCTACTCCGTGAATCTTTTTTGAAAGCTTCGCACCTAACTGCGCTCCAAATAATACACCTATAGATAATGCAGCTGTTTGGATAAAGCTTGACTGAAGCACTCCATTGACTATATGAACCATAGTTCCTGATAATGACATTACTGCTAGAACAAAATGCGAAGTAGCCGTTGCAATATGAACGGGATAATTTAATATATTGACAAGTACTGGAACATGTATTATTCCTCCTCCTATGCCTAAAAAGCTAGACATAAAGCCAACAAAAATACTTACAACTATTCCAGTTACGGGATTATATGAAAATGTATGTTCTACCCCTTCAATATCTACCACTGTTCTTGTAATGTAGCCATTCTTAACTACCAAGCTATTTTCTACTTTCTCCTCCTTGGTCCTTAATATCAAAAATACAGATATAATAACCAATAACACACCGAATATCCCATTAAAAAGCTGCCTTGGTACGTATGATGTTATAACTGATCCTAATATTGAGCCAGGTAGTGTTGCTATTGCAAAAATTATTCCTGATTTATAATCAATACGTTTCATTCTAGAATAAGCAAAAGAGCCAGATAATGCATTAAAAAATACAACTGCTAGAGAAAT encodes the following:
- a CDS encoding 4Fe-4S binding protein; this translates as MIIMVNEKRQKEMKALGFLLQNDREHYAVRFLSRAGNFTVEELNNINGIAKKYGRGYSGLTTRLQIEVPWIKDEDAEKVMEEAKSFGLRHGGTGQKIRPLVACKGTVCLHGNIDTQAICRELEEKYFATDTPHKCKIGIVGCANNCAKANINDIGIMGKTIPEFNLDNCVGCGICVKGCRQKALEVVNRKVVYHEELCVSCGECSRLCRTNAVGIKEKGAEIFVGGRFGRGIRIGDSLGKIFKEKDIVFVVDKIMECYREIGVKGERISTVMDRVGKEKFISEVLSRQ
- a CDS encoding sulfite exporter TauE/SafE family protein is translated as MIQFLWLTPLGFLVGAFGTLIGAGGGFILVPILLLLYPDKSPDTITSISLAVVFFNALSGSFAYSRMKRIDYKSGIIFAIATLPGSILGSVITSYVPRQLFNGIFGVLLVIISVFLILRTKEEKVENSLVVKNGYITRTVVDIEGVEHTFSYNPVTGIVVSIFVGFMSSFLGIGGGIIHVPVLVNILNYPVHIATATSHFVLAVMSLSGTMVHIVNGVLQSSFIQTAALSIGVLFGAQLGAKLSKKIHGVAIIRSLAVALAIVGVRIFIMAF